Proteins found in one Nitrospirota bacterium genomic segment:
- a CDS encoding helix-turn-helix domain-containing protein, whose product MRKHSRPFNLAVDEQFPSLETHPLVRRARRAPVGRQIRWIRLRIGMTQKQLARRAGISQQHVALLEKDGSQAELRTLTKVTEALECTLAVLVSPRDKLSRMIRKQAEKVAGKRLSKVMGNMALEGQEPSSAMSKRLLEDEIKNLSIKPSSELWEE is encoded by the coding sequence ATGAGAAAACATTCCCGGCCGTTCAATCTTGCGGTGGACGAGCAATTTCCAAGCCTGGAAACTCACCCGCTCGTTCGCCGTGCCCGGAGGGCACCGGTCGGCCGACAAATCCGGTGGATCCGTCTGAGGATCGGGATGACCCAGAAACAACTGGCCCGAAGGGCGGGGATCTCGCAGCAACACGTAGCTCTCTTGGAGAAGGACGGCTCACAAGCGGAGCTCAGGACGCTGACCAAGGTGACCGAAGCGCTGGAGTGTACCCTCGCCGTTCTCGTCTCCCCGCGCGACAAGTTGAGTCGCATGATCCGCAAGCAAGCGGAGAAGGTTGCCGGAAAGAGACTCTCGAAGGTGATGGGGAATATGGCGCTTGAGGGCCAGGAGCCTTCATCGGCGATGTCGAAGCGGCTTCTTGAAGACGAGATCAAGAACCTCTCGATCAAACCATCTTCGGAGCTCTGGGAGGAATGA
- a CDS encoding mobile mystery protein B has protein sequence MRQPEGATPLTDVSGLLLENVATLDALNVVESANILDATREHLRRRHGSKRRWITVAYLLRVHRDMYGEVWRWAGEIRRTEKNIGIEAYRIREELEKLCGDVNFWDTQETSMPVLERGVRIHHRLAWIHAFENGNGRHARLMADIYLHAHRQPLPEWPSSNLVKVGNARRSYLEAMRAADGGNVEPLLQLTARFIKSA, from the coding sequence TTGAGACAGCCGGAGGGCGCCACGCCGCTGACGGATGTCTCCGGACTGTTATTGGAAAACGTTGCGACCCTCGACGCGCTCAACGTTGTGGAATCGGCGAATATCCTTGACGCAACCCGGGAGCATCTTCGACGGCGGCATGGCTCCAAGAGGAGATGGATCACCGTGGCGTATCTGTTGCGCGTACACCGCGACATGTACGGGGAGGTTTGGCGCTGGGCGGGCGAAATTCGCCGGACGGAAAAGAACATAGGCATCGAAGCGTACCGGATCCGAGAGGAGTTGGAGAAACTGTGCGGCGACGTGAACTTCTGGGATACGCAGGAAACGTCGATGCCGGTCCTCGAAAGAGGCGTGCGCATTCACCATAGACTGGCCTGGATACACGCGTTCGAAAACGGCAACGGACGCCACGCCCGACTCATGGCGGATATCTATCTCCATGCACATCGCCAGCCGCTCCCCGAATGGCCATCGAGCAACCTCGTAAAAGTCGGCAACGCCCGCAGATCGTATCTGGAAGCCATGAGGGCGGCTGACGGCGGAAATGTGGAGCCGCTCCTCCAACTCACTGCACGCTTCATCAAGAGCGCCTGA